A window of the Planktothrix tepida PCC 9214 genome harbors these coding sequences:
- a CDS encoding type II toxin-antitoxin system RelE/ParE family toxin, producing MKYRIEISSTAEAEADQTFLWMSQVTSPEKAKQWYQGLLKSITSLLQMPKRCPLARENEYFSQEIRQLLYGHGRNSYRILFTILENPESSIIRILHIRHAAQETLGKNSEE from the coding sequence CGCATTGAAATTTCTAGTACCGCAGAAGCAGAAGCTGATCAAACGTTCCTCTGGATGTCTCAAGTTACATCTCCAGAAAAGGCAAAACAATGGTATCAAGGGCTATTAAAATCGATTACATCTCTTTTACAAATGCCAAAGCGTTGCCCTTTGGCTAGAGAAAATGAATATTTTAGTCAAGAAATCCGTCAACTTCTTTATGGTCATGGACGAAATTCTTATCGTATCCTATTTACAATCCTTGAAAATCCAGAAAGTTCAATCATTCGTATTCTTCATATCCGACACGCTGCACAAGAAACACTCGGTAAAAATTCTGAGGAATAA